One Chlorobaculum limnaeum genomic window carries:
- a CDS encoding GNAT family N-acetyltransferase gives MSVITVTKVLSPRDRLEALEVIEEVFVREKQWMKEAAEQIPDSLDGNSEYSWFIARVGDRPAGVMRLFYDPPLELPEACQVRFAPGVDLETLRAAGQYVEIGRFMIRPQFRRQHRVALRLMRAATGEVVERGYTHFITDVFEGEEHSPLNFHTRVLGFEVIGSHLYGELNCGSTRIILTLDIIKLYNRVKDSRSRLYQELVEGLRGKIEGGYGKRRGGLSAQV, from the coding sequence ATGTCCGTCATAACCGTAACGAAAGTGCTCTCGCCCCGCGACCGGCTCGAAGCGCTGGAGGTGATCGAGGAGGTGTTTGTCCGTGAGAAGCAGTGGATGAAGGAGGCCGCCGAGCAGATTCCAGACTCTCTCGACGGAAATTCTGAGTATTCATGGTTCATCGCCCGGGTCGGCGACCGGCCTGCCGGAGTGATGCGTCTCTTCTACGATCCGCCGCTGGAGCTGCCCGAAGCTTGCCAGGTGCGTTTCGCGCCGGGCGTCGATCTCGAAACGCTCCGGGCGGCGGGGCAGTACGTGGAGATCGGGCGCTTCATGATCCGCCCACAGTTCCGGCGGCAGCACCGCGTCGCCCTGCGCCTTATGCGCGCCGCCACCGGCGAGGTGGTCGAGCGGGGCTACACGCACTTCATCACCGACGTGTTCGAGGGCGAGGAGCACTCGCCGCTGAACTTCCACACGCGGGTGCTGGGGTTCGAGGTGATCGGCAGCCACTTGTACGGCGAACTCAATTGCGGCTCGACCCGCATCATTTTGACGCTCGACATCATCAAGCTCTACAACCGCGTCAAGGACAGCCGCAGCCGCCTGTATCAGGAGCTGGTCGAGGGTTTGCGCGGCAAGATTGAGGGCGGTTACGGCAAGCGGCGCGGCGGACTCTCTGCGCAGGTGTGA
- a CDS encoding phosphate ABC transporter substrate-binding protein has product MRKLGAVLTSMAIMVMTMVGNAGAATKGIVIDGSTTVGPIAKSFAAYFMKKYKVPVTVSESGSGNGAKSLINGSCDIANMSRSMKPKELAVAKARKINPIANVVALDGLAMIVHPSNPVRALTDGQIADIFAGRINNWRQVGGPNFPIVVIQRESNSGTQETFKDLVMKGRQVVRNAETQASNGAVKNRVSQTRGAIGFVGFGYLDASVKKIAVNGVLPSSVTVKNGTYKLARELYMYTNGRPAGMVGKFVDLPKTPDGKRIIRELGFISRY; this is encoded by the coding sequence ATGAGAAAGCTGGGCGCAGTTTTGACATCGATGGCGATCATGGTCATGACCATGGTTGGCAACGCCGGGGCGGCAACCAAAGGAATCGTGATCGACGGATCGACGACCGTTGGCCCGATCGCCAAATCGTTTGCAGCGTATTTTATGAAAAAATACAAGGTTCCGGTCACGGTCAGCGAATCGGGTTCGGGCAACGGGGCTAAAAGCCTCATCAACGGAAGCTGCGATATCGCCAATATGTCGCGCTCGATGAAGCCAAAGGAGCTCGCCGTCGCCAAAGCGAGGAAAATCAACCCCATCGCCAATGTCGTGGCCCTCGATGGCCTCGCCATGATCGTTCATCCCTCCAACCCCGTTCGCGCCCTCACCGATGGACAGATCGCCGATATATTCGCGGGACGCATCAACAACTGGAGGCAGGTCGGCGGCCCCAACTTTCCGATCGTGGTGATCCAGCGGGAATCGAACAGCGGCACGCAGGAGACCTTCAAGGATCTGGTCATGAAAGGTCGCCAGGTGGTTCGCAATGCTGAAACCCAGGCCAGCAACGGCGCGGTGAAGAACAGGGTTTCGCAGACGCGTGGCGCTATCGGTTTCGTTGGCTTCGGTTATCTCGACGCTTCGGTCAAGAAGATCGCCGTCAACGGAGTTCTGCCTTCCTCCGTAACGGTCAAGAATGGAACCTACAAGCTTGCCCGCGAGCTTTACATGTACACAAACGGCCGTCCTGCCGGCATGGTTGGCAAGTTCGTTGATTTGCCGAAAACCCCAGATGGCAAACGCATCATCAGGGAGCTGGGATTCATTTCCAGATACTGA
- a CDS encoding HAD family hydrolase, whose protein sequence is MNQSVTPKFSAVVFDMDGTLLDTLADISHSLNSVLEEEGYPTHPVEVCRVMVGFGMRELVRKALPESAHDDAITEPLLKRMQARYAEHWNDSSRPYDGIAELLDAIDRLGLKKAILSNKPDRFTRQCAEELLAPWKFDVIMGFREGIAPKPDPTGALMVAEELGVQPATILYVGDSGVDMKTANSAGMYPLGVTWGYRPGDELLATGAAKLVSSPEAIIPLLMG, encoded by the coding sequence ATGAATCAGTCAGTGACACCGAAATTCTCCGCCGTTGTGTTCGACATGGACGGCACGCTCCTCGACACGCTTGCGGACATATCCCACAGCCTCAACTCGGTGCTTGAAGAGGAGGGCTACCCGACCCATCCGGTCGAGGTATGTCGCGTCATGGTCGGCTTCGGAATGCGTGAGCTGGTCAGGAAAGCGCTGCCCGAAAGCGCCCACGACGACGCCATCACCGAGCCGCTGCTGAAGAGGATGCAGGCGCGGTACGCCGAACACTGGAACGACAGCTCCCGCCCCTACGACGGCATCGCGGAGTTGCTCGACGCCATCGACCGGCTGGGGCTGAAAAAGGCGATTCTCTCCAACAAGCCCGACCGCTTCACCCGCCAGTGCGCCGAAGAGCTGCTCGCGCCGTGGAAATTCGACGTCATCATGGGCTTCCGCGAAGGCATCGCGCCCAAGCCCGACCCCACCGGCGCATTGATGGTGGCCGAGGAGCTTGGCGTCCAGCCTGCAACGATACTCTACGTCGGCGACAGCGGCGTGGATATGAAAACCGCCAACTCCGCCGGAATGTACCCCCTCGGCGTTACCTGGGGCTACCGCCCCGGCGATGAGCTGCTCGCGACCGGCGCGGCAAAGCTGGTCTCGTCACCCGAAGCGATCATCCCGCTGCTGATGGGGTGA
- a CDS encoding putative porin, whose protein sequence is MKKTLFFVALATALGFNNAQAVDWNWKGDIRYRYESGLKDDNVSATEDHSRDRHRMRVRFGVYPWINEELSAGLQLSTGGTEPTSRNETFDDLFAADDVYLNEAFIDYHPMFLNGNVNVLLGKRDVAKTLIVEKDLVWDGDLTFEGITLQYGKDSDGKEKDGLSAVAGYYVIDENSSVTTLEKDAYIVAAEASYKGTVSDLGYRLGAGYYDFVNLDGYSASTSSVSKPTVAQFTPYDFNIVEFFGNVGGDITETVPWKLYAQYAFNTAEQSDYPAILDEDERNAFLVGLKIGKAKNPGQLEGSAEYVSIGKYAVAPITDSDRNGGSFTNLEGFKIGAVYHLVQNMTIGATYYNFDWKNKDLVSVADSDDRQHLLQADVVVKF, encoded by the coding sequence ATGAAAAAAACACTTTTCTTTGTAGCTCTCGCCACCGCACTGGGGTTCAACAACGCCCAGGCCGTCGACTGGAACTGGAAAGGCGATATCCGCTACCGCTACGAGTCCGGTCTGAAAGACGATAACGTCAGCGCTACCGAAGACCACAGCCGCGACCGTCATCGCATGAGAGTCCGTTTCGGCGTCTATCCCTGGATCAACGAAGAGCTGTCGGCAGGCTTGCAGCTTTCTACTGGTGGAACCGAACCGACTTCGCGTAACGAAACCTTCGATGACCTGTTTGCTGCCGACGATGTTTACCTGAACGAAGCATTCATCGATTACCATCCGATGTTCCTCAATGGAAATGTCAACGTGCTTCTCGGAAAGCGTGATGTAGCCAAGACTCTCATTGTCGAGAAAGATCTGGTGTGGGATGGCGATCTTACCTTCGAAGGTATTACGCTTCAGTATGGCAAGGATAGCGATGGCAAGGAGAAAGATGGCCTGAGCGCTGTTGCCGGTTATTATGTCATTGACGAGAACAGCTCGGTGACGACTCTTGAAAAGGATGCCTATATCGTTGCCGCAGAAGCTTCCTACAAAGGCACGGTAAGCGATCTCGGCTACAGGCTTGGTGCCGGTTATTATGATTTCGTGAATCTCGATGGTTATTCTGCAAGCACCAGCTCCGTTAGTAAACCCACGGTAGCGCAGTTTACTCCTTATGACTTTAACATCGTCGAGTTCTTCGGCAATGTTGGTGGGGATATTACCGAGACTGTCCCGTGGAAACTTTATGCGCAGTACGCTTTCAATACGGCAGAACAGTCGGATTATCCTGCGATTCTCGACGAGGATGAACGTAACGCCTTCCTTGTTGGCCTGAAGATTGGTAAAGCGAAAAATCCAGGACAGCTCGAAGGTTCCGCCGAGTATGTCAGCATCGGTAAATATGCCGTGGCTCCGATTACCGACTCCGACCGCAACGGCGGCAGCTTCACCAACCTTGAAGGTTTCAAGATTGGCGCGGTCTATCATCTCGTGCAGAACATGACTATCGGTGCTACCTACTATAACTTCGACTGGAAGAACAAAGACCTCGTCTCGGTGGCCGATAGCGACGACCGTCAGCACCTGCTCCAGGCCGATGTGGTCGTGAAGTTCTGA
- a CDS encoding phosphate ABC transporter substrate-binding protein, with the protein MKMFRKIMFGAAVMSLMAAGDASAAGNKLVLDGSTTVGPIAKAFASYFKKTTGVDVTVSESGSGNGAKSLINKTCDIANMSRSMKENEIAAAKSKGVNPVEHIVALDGLAVIVHPGNRVNGLSRKQIRDIYSGRVTNWSAVGGPNAPIVMIQRESNSGTQDSFKELVMGKELPISRRAETQASNGAVKSRVASTPTAIGFIGHGFVDGSVKALDVDGVEATVQTVKSGKYPISRPLFMYTNGQPTGNVKAFIDLPKSADGQKIISEVGFVNKY; encoded by the coding sequence ATGAAGATGTTCAGGAAAATCATGTTTGGCGCGGCTGTCATGAGTCTCATGGCTGCGGGTGACGCATCCGCCGCAGGCAACAAGCTCGTGCTCGATGGTTCGACCACCGTTGGCCCGATCGCCAAAGCCTTCGCCTCTTATTTCAAGAAGACCACCGGCGTCGATGTGACCGTCAGCGAGTCCGGCTCCGGCAACGGCGCCAAAAGCCTCATCAACAAAACCTGCGATATCGCCAACATGTCGCGCTCGATGAAGGAAAATGAGATCGCTGCGGCAAAATCGAAAGGCGTCAACCCGGTCGAGCACATTGTCGCTCTCGACGGTCTGGCCGTGATCGTTCATCCCGGCAACAGGGTTAACGGTCTGTCGAGGAAGCAGATTCGCGACATCTACTCCGGCAGGGTGACCAACTGGAGCGCGGTCGGCGGCCCGAACGCTCCGATCGTCATGATCCAGCGCGAGTCGAACAGCGGCACCCAGGACAGCTTCAAGGAGCTGGTAATGGGCAAGGAGCTGCCGATCTCCAGGCGCGCCGAAACCCAGGCCAGCAACGGCGCTGTCAAGAGCCGCGTGGCTTCGACCCCGACCGCTATTGGCTTCATTGGTCACGGCTTCGTGGATGGTTCGGTCAAGGCGCTTGATGTCGATGGCGTGGAGGCGACGGTTCAGACGGTCAAGTCCGGCAAGTACCCGATTTCCCGTCCGCTTTTCATGTACACCAACGGCCAGCCGACCGGCAACGTGAAAGCCTTCATCGATCTGCCGAAGAGCGCCGATGGTCAGAAGATCATCAGCGAGGTTGGTTTCGTGAACAAGTACTGA
- a CDS encoding lysophospholipid acyltransferase family protein: protein MNRIVDLFRRPLPHLTAGKALLLRLLMAPNLILVEVEGAEELRKTGSSPCIYAFNHNNVFESLFVPVMLIWLLGGERVSFVIDWMFGRLPVVGWLMKQIDPVYVWHKRSTLPFLERRRVKAASSSSRDECVRRLRAGVSIGIFPEGTRNGDPFRLLRARPGIGYIALESGAPVIPVGIEFVAARRRGRMPVIGKIALRFGEPMRFERHRASVAAPDADRAHRRRVAGEIADEVMLAISSLCGKSYSYTESEPEPILTLKPSMEALCPS, encoded by the coding sequence ATGAACCGGATCGTCGACCTTTTTCGGAGGCCGTTGCCGCATCTCACGGCGGGCAAAGCTTTGCTGCTGAGGCTGCTCATGGCGCCGAACCTGATTCTTGTAGAGGTCGAGGGAGCTGAAGAACTTCGGAAAACCGGTTCGTCGCCCTGCATTTATGCGTTCAACCACAACAATGTCTTCGAGTCGCTCTTTGTGCCGGTGATGCTTATCTGGCTGCTTGGCGGGGAGCGCGTGAGTTTCGTGATCGACTGGATGTTCGGTCGACTGCCGGTCGTCGGCTGGCTGATGAAGCAGATCGATCCCGTCTACGTCTGGCACAAGCGCTCGACCTTGCCTTTTCTTGAACGCCGCCGCGTGAAAGCGGCCTCCTCCTCCAGCCGTGATGAGTGCGTACGGCGGCTTCGCGCGGGCGTGAGTATCGGCATCTTTCCCGAAGGCACGCGCAACGGCGATCCTTTCCGGCTTCTGAGGGCCAGGCCGGGCATCGGCTATATCGCGCTCGAATCGGGCGCGCCGGTCATTCCCGTGGGCATCGAGTTCGTCGCCGCCCGCAGGCGTGGCCGCATGCCGGTCATCGGCAAAATCGCGCTGCGATTCGGTGAGCCGATGCGCTTTGAGCGCCACCGCGCTTCCGTGGCCGCGCCAGACGCCGACCGCGCTCACAGGCGGCGCGTCGCCGGAGAGATCGCCGACGAGGTGATGCTCGCCATATCGTCGCTCTGCGGCAAGAGTTATTCGTACACCGAATCTGAACCGGAACCGATTCTGACTCTCAAACCATCAATGGAGGCGCTATGTCCGTCATAA
- a CDS encoding PstC family ABC transporter permease, with amino-acid sequence MSDDGASKQGRSSVFIVSARKRKLQKISQKSGEATLFLIASFVAIVVLFIFWFVARDAVPFFRLRGFQEFFTSSGWYPADDPPRFGALAIIYGSLMVTMGSALIAVPMGIIASICLSDILPFSVRQYVKPVIEMLAAIPSVAYGFFALAVFAPLLQNSGGPILMWAWWIIAAPFLLLLVLVVSELLTAPITKESMKKSAHIGIGMLLGAVALVLLYFVGNQLHGLEIMSGTNALNVSIILSFMALPTIVSVSEDALQAVGRELREGSYALGATRAETIIKTVLPAASSGILAAVILGIMRALGETMVVWMASGNSSHIPDPFFNYLDSVRTLTATIAGDMGEADQVTGSARFHVLFAMGLLLLVVSFVSNLISERIVVRQRKILSGQ; translated from the coding sequence ATGAGTGATGACGGAGCATCGAAGCAGGGCAGGTCATCCGTTTTCATCGTCAGTGCGCGAAAACGCAAGCTTCAGAAAATCTCGCAGAAAAGCGGGGAAGCAACTCTTTTTCTGATCGCTTCGTTTGTCGCCATTGTCGTTCTCTTCATCTTCTGGTTCGTCGCTCGCGACGCCGTCCCCTTCTTCCGTCTCCGGGGTTTTCAGGAGTTTTTCACCAGCAGCGGGTGGTATCCGGCGGACGATCCGCCCCGGTTCGGCGCTCTGGCCATCATTTACGGCAGCCTCATGGTGACCATGGGTTCCGCCCTGATCGCCGTGCCGATGGGCATTATCGCCTCGATCTGCCTTTCCGATATTCTTCCGTTCTCCGTGAGGCAGTATGTCAAGCCGGTGATCGAGATGCTCGCCGCCATTCCGTCGGTCGCCTACGGCTTTTTCGCCCTCGCCGTCTTCGCGCCACTCTTGCAGAACTCCGGCGGCCCCATTCTCATGTGGGCCTGGTGGATCATCGCCGCGCCGTTTCTGTTGCTTCTGGTCCTTGTGGTTTCTGAGCTTCTGACCGCCCCGATCACCAAAGAGTCGATGAAGAAGAGCGCGCATATCGGCATCGGTATGCTTCTCGGCGCGGTCGCCCTCGTGCTTCTTTACTTTGTCGGCAACCAGTTGCACGGCCTCGAAATCATGAGCGGTACCAACGCCCTGAACGTCTCGATCATCCTGAGCTTCATGGCGCTGCCGACCATCGTCAGCGTCTCCGAAGACGCTCTTCAGGCGGTCGGGCGAGAACTTCGTGAAGGCAGCTACGCGCTTGGCGCGACACGGGCTGAAACCATCATTAAAACAGTGCTTCCGGCGGCCAGCAGCGGTATTCTCGCTGCGGTCATCCTCGGCATCATGCGCGCTCTCGGCGAGACGATGGTGGTCTGGATGGCCTCGGGCAACTCGTCGCACATTCCCGATCCGTTTTTCAATTATCTCGATTCGGTACGCACGCTCACGGCAACGATTGCCGGTGACATGGGCGAAGCCGACCAGGTGACCGGATCGGCCCGATTCCATGTGCTCTTTGCGATGGGACTGCTTCTGCTGGTCGTCAGCTTCGTGAGCAACCTCATCAGCGAGCGGATTGTCGTCCGCCAGCGCAAGATTCTCTCAGGCCAGTGA
- a CDS encoding putative porin, producing MKKTLFFVALATALGFNNAQAVDWNWKGDFRYRYESSITENAEHSRDRHRIRLRFGVTPWINEELSAGLRLATGDPNDPTSRNQTLGDGFTAKDILLDEAYINYHPMFLDGNVNLLLGKRANATTLFVEDDLVWDSDVTLEGATVQYGKDIDGKQKSGVGAVLGYYAIGEARAENDPYLFAAQGAYKGSAGDLGVDMGVGYYNFVHNYTDYDMNIVEFFGSVGGDISENVPWKLYGQYAFNTASNDDNPLINDSERDAWLIGLKIGKAKNPGQLEGSAEYVRIEQDAVSEFADADRNDGSRTNLKGFKLSATYQLIQNMALGVNYFNFKDIIGLDDTHHRIQADVVVKF from the coding sequence ATGAAGAAAACCCTTTTTTTTGTGGCGCTCGCAACAGCGCTCGGTTTCAACAACGCTCAGGCCGTTGACTGGAACTGGAAAGGAGATTTCCGTTATCGCTATGAGTCCAGCATTACCGAGAACGCCGAGCACAGCCGCGACCGTCATCGCATCCGCCTTCGTTTCGGCGTGACCCCCTGGATCAACGAGGAACTCTCCGCTGGTCTGCGCCTCGCCACAGGTGATCCCAACGACCCGACCTCTCGCAACCAGACGCTTGGCGATGGTTTTACCGCCAAAGATATTTTGCTGGATGAAGCCTACATCAACTACCATCCGATGTTCCTCGATGGCAACGTCAACCTGTTGCTCGGTAAACGCGCTAACGCCACGACCCTGTTCGTAGAAGATGATCTGGTGTGGGACAGCGATGTGACTCTTGAAGGCGCCACGGTTCAGTATGGCAAGGACATCGATGGAAAGCAGAAAAGCGGCGTTGGCGCGGTTCTGGGCTACTACGCAATTGGCGAAGCCAGAGCAGAGAATGATCCTTACCTGTTCGCGGCTCAGGGTGCATACAAGGGTTCTGCCGGCGATCTCGGCGTTGACATGGGAGTCGGTTACTACAACTTTGTTCATAACTACACCGATTACGATATGAACATCGTTGAATTCTTCGGCAGCGTCGGTGGCGACATTTCTGAAAATGTCCCGTGGAAGCTTTATGGCCAGTATGCTTTCAACACTGCCTCGAATGATGATAATCCGCTGATCAACGATAGTGAGCGTGATGCCTGGCTGATCGGCTTGAAAATCGGCAAAGCCAAGAACCCTGGCCAGCTCGAAGGTTCAGCCGAGTACGTGCGTATTGAACAGGACGCTGTTTCTGAATTCGCCGATGCGGATCGTAATGACGGCTCAAGGACGAACCTCAAAGGCTTCAAGCTCAGCGCGACCTATCAACTTATCCAGAACATGGCGCTTGGCGTGAACTACTTCAACTTCAAGGACATCATCGGTTTGGATGATACGCATCACCGCATCCAGGCTGACGTTGTGGTCAAGTTCTGA
- a CDS encoding class I SAM-dependent methyltransferase — MSDKNWTDTERFDNKASEWDANAVRAALADAVARAIIAHMPVGKPASALEFGCGTGLVTTRIAPHCAKLTALDSSSEMLRMLGEKIAASSIANVTPLHLDFSRPEEAAGLDKDYDFVCSSMTLHHIPDTASFLRELIDHMSPGGTLAIADLDAEDGLFHDDATEKVHHGFDRAALQTILESAGFAAVSFMTAHIIEKKNRDGQPTSYPVFLVTALKPKA; from the coding sequence ATGAGCGACAAGAACTGGACAGACACCGAACGCTTCGACAACAAGGCCTCCGAATGGGACGCCAACGCCGTCCGCGCGGCGCTCGCTGACGCCGTGGCCCGCGCGATCATCGCGCATATGCCGGTCGGCAAGCCTGCCAGCGCGCTCGAATTCGGCTGCGGCACGGGCCTGGTGACCACCCGCATCGCGCCGCACTGCGCGAAGTTGACGGCGCTGGACAGCTCCTCGGAGATGCTGCGGATGCTTGGCGAAAAGATCGCCGCCAGCTCCATCGCCAATGTCACGCCGCTGCACCTCGATTTCAGCCGCCCCGAAGAGGCCGCCGGGCTTGACAAGGATTACGATTTCGTGTGCAGCAGCATGACGCTGCACCACATTCCCGACACCGCGAGCTTTCTCCGGGAGCTGATCGACCACATGTCGCCCGGCGGCACGCTGGCGATTGCTGATCTGGACGCCGAGGATGGCCTCTTTCACGACGACGCCACCGAGAAGGTGCACCACGGCTTCGACCGCGCGGCGCTGCAAACGATCCTCGAATCGGCGGGATTTGCGGCCGTCTCCTTCATGACCGCGCACATCATAGAAAAGAAAAATCGCGACGGACAGCCCACCTCCTATCCGGTCTTTCTCGTCACCGCGCTCAAACCCAAGGCTTAA
- the pstA gene encoding phosphate ABC transporter permease PstA, whose protein sequence is MILGTRKLLDRSFTALGIGSIVIMGLALMVVLFPIVTKGVGAVVFKGTIEHRKLLFTEFHRGDASEIEKEVALSNDYRQKAFDMIATFDRELEQMTPEQQDQYSESFGQVKSALRALLGPLPGEEQPELTRFRYGQTRWDKAEEKLHELLYEQKWDYSNPDVIAKPYDVSRAASFAGTSLVRLFPYVEENIDKMMMPEWTFYWGFITDNSLDAHFFGGIWPEIQGTIFLAIGAMFFAFPLGVIAAIYFTEYARDGFLTSMLRSANSTLAGVPSIVFGLFGLAFFINTLHVSESKSVLAGSLTLAIMILPTIIRAAEEAILSVPKTYKEASLSLGSTKWNTIVTVILPAALPGILTGGVISLGRAAGETAPIIFTAAVSVGAAIGFGDVLSSPTPALSWNIYNLASEHEAAAEIRHVQYGMVLALVTVVLLLNLSAIILRARISKKLKG, encoded by the coding sequence ATGATTCTCGGCACCCGAAAGCTTCTCGACCGCTCATTCACCGCTCTCGGTATCGGTTCGATCGTGATCATGGGGCTGGCGCTTATGGTCGTCCTCTTTCCGATTGTCACCAAAGGCGTGGGCGCGGTTGTCTTCAAAGGCACGATTGAGCACCGGAAACTGCTTTTCACGGAGTTTCATCGCGGCGACGCCAGTGAAATCGAAAAAGAGGTGGCGCTCTCGAACGACTACCGCCAGAAGGCGTTCGACATGATCGCCACCTTCGACAGGGAACTCGAACAGATGACGCCGGAGCAGCAGGATCAGTACAGCGAGAGCTTCGGCCAGGTCAAGAGCGCGCTTCGCGCCCTGCTTGGCCCGTTGCCCGGCGAGGAGCAGCCTGAACTGACCCGGTTCCGTTACGGCCAGACCCGCTGGGACAAGGCCGAGGAGAAGCTGCACGAGCTGCTCTATGAACAGAAGTGGGACTACTCCAACCCCGACGTGATCGCCAAGCCCTACGATGTGAGCCGCGCAGCCAGTTTTGCCGGAACATCGCTGGTTAGGCTCTTTCCTTATGTCGAAGAGAATATCGACAAAATGATGATGCCCGAATGGACTTTCTACTGGGGCTTCATTACCGACAACTCGCTCGATGCGCACTTTTTCGGTGGCATCTGGCCTGAAATCCAGGGCACCATCTTTCTTGCCATCGGTGCGATGTTCTTCGCCTTTCCGCTTGGGGTGATCGCGGCGATCTACTTCACCGAGTACGCCCGCGACGGCTTTCTGACCAGCATGTTGCGCAGTGCCAACAGCACGCTCGCCGGCGTGCCGAGCATCGTCTTCGGCCTGTTCGGTCTGGCATTTTTCATCAACACGCTGCACGTTTCGGAGTCGAAAAGCGTGCTGGCCGGTTCGCTGACCTTGGCGATCATGATTCTGCCGACCATCATCCGCGCCGCCGAAGAGGCCATTCTCTCCGTGCCTAAGACCTACAAGGAGGCTTCGCTCAGCCTCGGCTCGACCAAGTGGAACACGATTGTCACGGTGATTCTTCCGGCGGCCCTGCCGGGTATCCTCACCGGCGGCGTCATCAGCCTCGGCAGGGCGGCGGGCGAAACCGCGCCGATCATCTTCACAGCGGCGGTCAGCGTTGGCGCGGCCATCGGCTTTGGCGACGTGCTGTCGTCACCGACACCCGCACTCTCCTGGAATATCTACAACCTCGCCAGCGAGCACGAAGCCGCCGCCGAAATCCGCCATGTCCAGTACGGAATGGTGCTGGCGCTGGTGACGGTCGTGCTTCTGCTCAACCTGTCCGCCATCATTCTCAGGGCGCGTATCTCCAAAAAACTTAAAGGGTGA